Proteins encoded by one window of Ascochyta rabiei chromosome 1, complete sequence:
- a CDS encoding Elongation of fatty acids protein 2, with translation MGIKHLFQLIQEHSPGAVKTGEIKNQFGRKVAIDASMSIYSFLIAVRSDGQQLMSDTGETTSHLMGLFYRTLRMVDNGIKPLYVFDGAPPKLKSGELAKRFQRKTEAQAGMEEAKETGTAEDVEKFSRRTVRVTREHNQECQQLLKLMGIPFIIAPTEAEAQCAVLARGGKVYAAASEDMDTLTFDSPILLRHLTFSEQRKEPILEIHLDKVLEGLNMERKQFIDLCILLGCDYLDPIKGIGPSTALKMIRDHKDLEGVVEHIKNNTKLTIPEDWPFADARTLFLEPDVRPADAPECDFKWEAPDVEGLVKFLVEEKHFNEDRVRNGAAKLSKNMKTAQQSRLEGFFKPVEKTAEEKASLKRKADEKLEAKKKKQKEDAKAKKQAKAKPRTAA, from the exons ATGGGTATCAAGCACCTCTTCCAGCTCATTCAAGAGCATTCGCCTGGTGCAGTCAAGACCGGTGAGATCAAAAACCAGTTCGGTCGCAAAGTCGCTATC GATGC GTCTATGAGCATATACAGTTTCCTCATCGCCGTTCGATCTGATGGCCAGCAACTCATGAGCGACACTGGCGAGACGACATCACATCTTATGGGTCTCTTCTATCGCACACTCCGCATGGTGGACAACGGCATCAAGCCCCTCTACGTCTTTGACGGCGCCCCACCGAAGCTCAAGTCTGGCGAGCTCGCAAAGCGGTTCCAGCGCAAGACAGAGGCGCAGGCAGGTATGGAGGAAGCAAAGGAGACAGGCACAGCAGAAGATGTCGAGAAGTTCTCGCGGCGGACAGTCAGAGTGACGAGGGAGCACAACCAAGAATGCCAGCAGCTGCTCAAGCTTATGGGCATCCCGTTCATCATTGCGCCTACCGAGGCAGAGGCACAATGCGCCGTTCTTGCGAGGGGAGGCAAGGTATATGCTGCTGCGTCAGAAGACATGGACACATTGACCTTCGATTCACCCATCTTGCTGAGGCATCTCACGTTCAGCGAGCAACGCAAGGAGCCCATCCTTGAGATCCACCTCGACAAGGTGCTCGAGGGACTAAATATGGAGCGCAAGCAG TTCATCGATCTCTGCATTCTCCTCGGCTGCGATTACCTCGACCCCATCAAGGGCATTGGCCCCAGCACTGCCCTCAAGATGATTCGCGACCACAAAGACCTCGAAGGTGTAGTCGAACACATCAAGAACAACACCAAACTCACCATACCCGAGGATTGGCCTTTCGCCGACGCGCGCACGCTCTTCCTCGAGCCAGACGTGCGGCCCGCTGATGCTCCCGAATGTGACTTCAAGTGGGAAGCACCGGACGTTGAAGGTCTTGTCAAGTTCCTGGTCGAGGAGAAGCATTTCAACGAGGACAGGGTGCGTAATGGTGCGGCAAAATTAAGCAAAAACATGAAGACAGCACAGCAGAGCAGACTAGAGGGCTTCTTCAAGCCGGTTGAGAAGACGGCCGAAGAGAAGGCAAGCCTTAAACGCAAGGCGGATGAGAAGCTcgaggcgaagaagaagaagcagaaggAGGATgcaaaggcaaagaagcaggctAAGGCTAAGCCCAGGACTGCTGCATGA
- a CDS encoding Glutaryl-CoA dehydrogenase (ETF) yields the protein MTTPVSFDWKDPLNANSLLTEEEQAISETAESYCQERMLPRVLDAYRNEDFDRKIIEEMGGLGLLGASIQGYECAGVSSVAAGLITRAVERVDSGYRSGYSVQSSLAMGGIEEFGSEELKERLLPQMAKGKLLGCFGLTEPNHGSDPGSMESVAKPHPFKEGYYSLSGSKTWITNSPIADVFVVWAKLQETGKIRGFAIERKDCPPGTLETPAIKNKNGLRASITGMIQMDEVPVPKENMFPDVEGLRGPFSCLNSARYGIAWGTMGALEDAIARTREYALDRKQFKGNPIAKYQLVQKKLADATTDAAYGILAAYQVGRLKDEGKAAPEMISMIKRQNCDRALINARTLQEVFGGNAVSDEYGIGRHVANLFVTQTYEGQSDIHSLILGRAITGIQAFC from the exons ATGACTACACCTGTGTCGTTCGATTGGAAGGACCCATTGAATGCCAACAGCTTGCTTACAGAAGAGGAGCAAGCCATCTCGGAAACAGCAGAGTCATACTGCCAGGAGCGTATGCTCCCGCGAGTGCTTG ATGCATATCGCAATGAAGACTTTGACAGGAAAATCATTGAAGAGATGGGCGGATTGGGGCTGCTAGGTGCATCGATTCAAGGCTACGAGTGTGCTGGTGTAAGCAGTGTAGCCGCTGGTTTGATCACAAGAGCAGTAGAAAGAGTAGACTCAGGATACCGCTCGGGCTACTCGGTGCAGAGCTCACTTGCCATGGGTGGTATCGAGGAATTTGGATCAGAGGAACTAAAGGAGCGACTTCTGCCGCAGATGGCGAAAGGTAAACTTCTTGGCTGCTTCGGTCTGACTGAGCCAAACCACGGATCCGACCCAGGGTCCATGGAGTCAGTCGCCAAGCCACATCCTTTCAAGGAAGGTTACTACTCCCTCTCTGGATCAAAGACGTGGATCACAAACTCGCCCATCGCCGATGTCTTCGTTGTATGGGCAAAGCTGCAGGAGACAGGGAAGATCCGTGGTTTTGCCATTGAGCGCAAGGATTGCCCACCAGGTACTCTCGAGACACCAGCCATCAAGAACAAAAACGGGTTGAGAGCCTCCATCACCGGTATGATCCAGATGGACGAGGTTCCTGTTCCCAAGGAGAACATGTTCCCAGACGTGGAAGGGTTGAGAGGGCCTTTTAGCTGTCTGAACTCTGCCAGATATGGTATTGCTTGGGGAACAATGGGTGCATTGGAAGATGCTATTGCAAGGACCCGGGAGTATGCTCTGGACAGGAAGCAGTTCAAGGGCAATCCGATTGCCAAATACCAGCTTGTGCAGAAGAAGCTGGCAGATGCAACCACAGACGCTGCGTACGGTATCTTGGCTGCCTACCAGGTGGGTAGACTGAAGGACGAGGGCAAGGCTGCACCTGAGATGATTTCCATGATCAAGAGGCAGAACTGTGACCGTGCATTGATCAACGCCCGAAC GCTCCAGGAAGTATTTGGCGGAAACGCAGTGTCTGATGAGTACGGCATTGGCAGGCACGTGGCAAATTTGTTTGTTACTCAGACATATGAGGGCCAGAGCGATATCCACT CCTTGATCCTCGGTCGCGCAATCACAGGCATCCAAGCGTTCTGCTGA
- a CDS encoding Glutaryl-CoA dehydrogenase (ETF), whose translation MALKRINKELTDLGRDPPSSCSAGPIGDDLFHWQATIMGPSDSPYSGGVFFLAIHFPTDYPFKPPKVNFTTRIYHPNINSNGSICLDILRDQWSPALTISKVLLSICSMLTDPNPDDPLVPEIAHVYKTDRSRYESTAREWTRKYAI comes from the exons ATGGCTCTCAAGCGTATCAACAAGGAGCTCACGGACCTCGGTCG TGACCCTCCCTCTTCCTGCAGTGCTGGTCCCATAGGCGACGATCTG TTCCACTGGCAAGCAACCATCATGGGCCCT AGCGACTCACCATACTCCGGCGGTGTATTCTTCCTCGCCATCCACTTCCCTACCGACTACCCCTTCAAGCCCCCGAAGGTCAACTTCACCACCCGCATCTACCACCCCAACATCAACTCGAACGGAAGCATCTGCTTGGATATTCTGCGAGACCAGTGGAGCCCGGCGCTCACCATCAGCAAGG TGCTGCTGAGTATCTGCTCGATGCTGACAGACCCCAACCCCGATGACCCGCTCGTCCCCGAGATTGCACACGTCTACAAGACCGACCGATCCAGGTACGAATCGACAGCCCGAGAGTGGACTCGCAAGTACGCCATCTAG
- a CDS encoding Polynucleotide adenylyltransferase, whose product MHAIRPRPTCRAHNNFSPSIALWQHFIAPNERLQPWQLKSPFATEAPRSHDDGVLVPDRGVGASELKDASGSILIKRFKTDRGNWRSRDLSPKPGELGEQKQGVSRRGHIPGTRQDAEKLLIYAKEAYEKASDYQGVTVQPIRPHGLFKESHLPWASSNKGAKSGEDRLELEIQAFHEYVRPNRAESIARKHVIEQVRRHVQKILPEYVLEVFGSERTGVAFAGSDIDLRLVPKHIMADTAQAKLPPTPEDRAKRRRDLKRLHRALLHKHKHDYMLPTVRWARYPLITLQDRASGLDVQLVLSNDTSVSRELMQRYMTEYSYLPQLYSVVKAILDIRGLSDVFRGGIGSYSLFMMVVASLKHKPYPGNRVGGALTFFLRFWSSFKTKGLGVSIEPPEFFDKSQQVVMHAKATSHIEEGHTPPLPAWMLTLRDPADETNDLGRKTIAWKHIQTTFGNLAVKLREDVKVNTRPSLLAPHVGPMYMLHQARRKRLTKYGEYVATEGGKHAEMGEMTRSFRKVSTAIERQGAPVAPRAAATINEAAGPATRKNLAATSQAVGENEASSERSAHEPEAVSWQKQQNMVDKTE is encoded by the exons ATGCACGCAATCCGCCCACGGCCGACATGTCGCGCCCATAACAACTTCTCGCCCTCGATCGCTCTGTGGCAGCATTTCATTGCGCCCAACGAACGCCTGCAGCCGTGGCAGCTCAAGTCTCCGTTCGCAACCGAGGCTCCGCGAAGCCACGATGATGGAGTTCTTGTTCCAGATAGAGGAGTGGGCGCTTCGGAGCTCAAGGATGCATCTGGCTCTATACTAATCAAAAGATTCAAAACCGATAGAGGCAACTGGCGGAGCAGAGACTTATCGCCAAAGCCTGGAGAGCTCGGCGAGCAGAAACAAGGCGTATCTCGTAGAGGGCACATTCCAGGAACTCGCCAAGATGCTGAGAAGCTGCTCATCTACGCCAAGGAGGCGTACGAGAAGGCGTCGGACTACCAAGGTGTCACTGTGCAGCCAATCCGCCCCCATGGCTTGTTCAAGGAGAGCCACTTACCATGGGCTTCCAGCAATAAGGGCGCAAAGTCAGGAGAAGACAG GTTGGAACTCGAAATCCAAGCCTTCCACGAGTACGTACGACCGAATCGAGCCGAGAGTATTGCTCGAAAGCATGTCATCGAGCAGGTCCGGCGGCACGTCCAGAAGATTCTCCCCGAATACGTCCTCGAGGTTTTTGGTTCAGAACGGACTGGGGTTGCCTTTGCCGGGTCAGACATCGATTTGCGCTTGGTCCCCAAACATATCATGGCGGATACCGCTCAAGCCAAGCTTCCGCCCACTCCCGAGGACAGAGCGAAACGGAGAAGAGATCTGAAGCGTCTACACCGCGCCCTGCTGCACAAACACAAACACGATTACATGCTTCCCACGGTGCGATGGGCGCGATACCCTTTGATCACCCTGCAAGACCGGGCATCAGGACTGGATGTACAGCTGGTGCTCTCCAACGATACATCTGTCAGCAGGGAATTGATGCAACGCTACATGACCGAGTACAGTTACCTACCGCAGCTCTACTCGGTCGTCAAGGCTATTTTGGACATCAGGGGGCTTTCAGATGTCTTTCGCGGAGGCATCGGCTCTTACTCTCTCTTCATGATGGTAGTCGCCAGCCTCAAGCACAAGCCGTACCCGGGTAACAGAGTAGGGGGCGCGCTGACCTTCTTCCTGCGCTTCTGGAGCTCGTTTAAGACGAAGGGGCTTGGCGTTTCCATTGAGCCACCAGAGTTCTTCGACAAGTCACAGCAAGTCGTCATGCACGCCAAAGCCACGAGTCATATCGAG GAAGGGCACACACCACCCCTCCCCGCGTGGATGCTCACCCTCCGCGACCCCGCCGACGAAACCAACGACTTGGGACGCAAGACAATCGCATGGAAACACATACAAACAACCTTTGGAAACCTTGCGGTGAAGCTGCGAGAAGACGTGAAGGTCAACACGCGCCCCAGCTTGCTGGCACCGCATGTTGGCCCCATGTACATGCTGCACCAGGCGCGCCGCAAGAGACTGACCAAGTATGGAGAGTACGTGGCGACGGAAGGCGGCAAACACGCTGAAATGGGAGAGATGACGAGGAGTTTCAGAAAAGTCAGTACTGCGATCGAGAGACAGGGTGCACCAGTCGCCCCAAGGGCAGCCGCGACGATCAACGAAGCTGCGGGACCGGCCACCCGAAAAAACCTGGCTGCTACATCGCAGGCAGTCGGAGAGAACGAGGCTTCTAGTGAACGGTCAGCACACGAGCCCGAGGCCGTTTCATGGCAAAAGCAGCAGAACATGGTGGACAAGACGGAGTGA
- a CDS encoding threalose-6-phosphate phosphatase has protein sequence MAPTPRPTNDGAESFEPQESEHPALHPSITNVPVTPGFGLNEEKELARQTNNNNNNNNLPFDPETATPGPVWGDKGSYFPKHQEKDRASSTEQAEGARTGEELLRRLSVVSDSSKKNDLVDIDPRAAHPGLNLSGRLISATFAVPYNLGYSKGNDWEMNPRHGTSALFDSFSYLASSSSPWNHTLVGWTGEISNAKAAVETPIQPTVNKAAAPIPVDSKKPAQTPQQPSGIRVGREDRERLEKQLERDHGGKIVPVWLVDEVDDGKDEYVMKDQSRWRTYAEHELYTILHYKQNEPADGRAARKSWADYYRMNKLFADRILEIYSPGDIIMVHDYQLMLLPSLLRQRLPNIYIGFFLHVPFPSSEFYRCLSRRKEILEGVLGANMIGFQSFSYSRHFSSCCTRILGFDSSSAGVDAYGAHVAVDVFPIGINSISTKRQAFEAPEVEERIKLIREMYADKKLIVGRDRLDAVRGVVQKLQAFEMFLEKYPEWREKVVLIQVTSPSAVVSDGGDNTQEKMVNKISDLAAKINGSYGSLSFTPVRHFPQYLSSDEYFALLRIADVGLITSVRDGMNTTSMEYVVCQKENHGPLILSEFSGTAGSLSGAIHINPWDLGGVADAINDALNMSTQERDEQHQQLYSHVVGNNVQSWTNNYLKRLLTNLSSFDQSFATPALDRAKLLLQYRQAKKRLFMFDYDGTLTPIVKDPAAAIPSDRVIRTLKTLAADAANAVWIISGRDQAFLDEWMGHIPELGLSAEHGSFMRNPLSDQWENLTEKEDMSWQQEVIDVFQHYTDKTQGSFIEQKKIALTWHYRKADPEFGAFQARECQKHLERTVAKKYDVEVMTGKANLEVRPRFVNKGEIAKRLVLEYGEAAPEFVLCLGDDFTDEDMFRSLRQSKLPIDHVFSVTVGASSKQTLASWHLVEPSDVISVISLLNGSADAGNVGAVAVVEGYVPETRV, from the exons ATGGCACCAACCCCACGCCCCACCAACGACGGCGCCGAGTCGTTCGAGCCGCAAGAGAGCGAGCACCCAGCGCTTCACCCCTCCATCACCAACGTTCCGGTCACGCCTGGCTTCGGCTTGAACGAGGAGAAGGAGCTCGCCCGGCAaaccaacaacaacaataacaacaataacCTGCCCTTTGACCCAGAGACGGCCACACCCGGGCCCGTCTGGGGCGACAAAGGCTCATACTTCCCCAAGCACCAAGAAAAGGACCGTGCCAGCTCCACCGAGCAAGCAGAGGGTGCACGCACGGGCGAGGAGCTGCTGAGAAGGCTTAGCGTCGTCTCGGATTCCTCGAAGAAGAATGATCTGGTTGATATCGACCCCCGAGCTGCGCACCCGGGGCTCAACCTTAGCGGCAGGTTGATCAGCGCGACCTTTGCGGTTCCTTACAACCTTGGCTACTCAAAAGGCAACGACTGGGAGATGAACCCTCGCCATGGCACATCTGCTCTGTTCGACTCGTTTTCATACCTagcttcttcgtcttcgccTTGGAACCACACCCTTGTCGGCTGGACAGGCGAGATCTCGAACGCGAAAGCTGCCGTTGAGACGCCCATCCAACCCACAGTCAACAAAGCGGCTGCGCCAATTCCAGTCGATTCCAAGAAGCCGGCACAGACACCCCAGCAGCCATCGGGCATACGCGTTGGACGCGAGGATCGCGAACGACTAGAAAAGCAACTCGAGCGTGACCATGGTGGCAAGATAGTTCCCGTATGGCTGGTCGATGAGGTCGATGATGGCAAGGACGAGTATGTCATGAAAGACCAGAGCCGCTGGCGCACATACGCAGAGCACGAACTCTACACGATCCTTCACTACAAGCAAAACGAGCCGGCCGATGGACGGGCCGCACGCAAATCATGGGCAGATTACTATCGTATGAACAAGCTTTTCGCGGATAGAATCCTCGAAATCTACAGTCCTGGCGATATTATCATGGTCCACGACTACCAGCTGATGCTTCTTCCCAGCCTGCTGCGACAACGCTTGCCGAACATCTACATTGGCTTCTTCCTCCACGTCCCGTTCCCCAGCAGCGAGTTCTACAGATGCTTGAGCAGACGCAAGGAGATACTGGAGGGTGTTCTGGGCGCAAACATGATTGGCTTCCAGTCTTTCAGCTACTCGCGCCACTTCTCGTCATGCTGCACTAGAATTCTCGGCTTCGACTCGTCTTCGGCCGGCGTTGACGCGTACGGAGCGCATGTCGCCGTTGACGTCTTCCCAATCGGCATCAACTCCATCTCCACCAAGCGACAGGCCTTTGAGGCGCCAGAAGTAGAGGAGAGGATCAAGCTGATCCGTGAGATGTACGCGGATAAAAAGTTGATTGTTGGTCGCGACAGGCTCGACGCCGTTCGTGGTGTGGTGCAGAAGCTGCAAGCATTTGAGATGTTCCTTGAGAAGTACCCCGAGTGGCGGGAGAAGGTCGTCCTCATTCAAGTCACTAGCCCCAGCGCTGTGGTTTCTGACGGGGGTGACAACACACAGGAGAAGATGGTGAACAAGATCTCGGATCTTGCCGCGAAGATCAACGGCAGCTATGGATCCCTTAGCTTCACACCGGTGCGCCATTTCCCGCAGTATCTATCCTCGGACGAGTACTTTGCTTTGCTTCGTATCGCAGACGTTGGACTCATCACCAGCGTTCGTGATGGCATGAACACTACGAGCATGGAGTACGTTGTCTGCCAGAAGGAGAACCACGGTCCATTGATTCTCTCCGAGTTCTCTGGCACAGCTGGCTCCCTCAGCGGAGCCATCCACATCAACCCGTGGGACTTGGGTGGCGTTGCAGACGCCATCAACGATGCACTGAACATGTCCACACAAGAACGCGATGAACAGCACCAACAGCTCTACAGCCACGTTGTCGGCAACAACGTACAATCCTGGACAAACAACTACCTCAAGAGGCTCCTGACCAACCTGTCGTCGTTTGACCAATCCTTTGCTACACCGGCACTGGACCGTGCGAAGTTGCTCTTGCAATACCGACAGGCGAAGAAGCGTCTCTTCATGTTTGATTATGACGGTACGCTGACACCGATTGTCAAGGACCCGGCGGCTGCCATCCCCTCGGATCGTGTGATTCGCACGTTGAAGACGCTGGCGGCAGACGCTGCCAATGCTGTTTGGATCATCAGTGGTAGAGACCAAGCCTTCTTGGATGAATGGATGGGTCATATCCCTGAGCTTGGTCTCAGCGCCGAGCACGGCAGCTTCATGAGGAATCCTCTGAGCGATCAGTGGGAGAACTTGACAGAGAAGGAGGACATGAGCTGGCAGCAAGAAGTCATTGACGTGTTCCAGCACTACACTGACAAGACACAAG GATCCTTTATCGAGCAGAAGAAGATTGCGCTCACCTGGCACTACCGAAAGGCCGACCCCGAGTTCGGCGCGTTCCAGGCACGCGAGTGCCAGAAGCACCTCGAACGGACGGTGGCCAAGAAGTACGATGTTGAGGTGATGACGGGCAAAGCCAATCTGGAGGTGCGGCCGAGGTTTGTCAACAAGGGCGAGATTGCAAAGAGGCTGGTGCTGGAGTACGGCGAGGCGGCTCCCGAGTTTGTGCTCTGCCTGGGCGATGACTTCACAGACGAGG ACATGTTCCGATCGCTGCGGCAGTCGAAGCTGCCCATAGACCATGTGTTCTCGGTGACGGTGGGTGCCAGCTCCAAGCAGACACTGGCTAGCTGGCACTTGGTGGAGCCGTCTGATGTGATTTCGGTCATTTCGCTGCTCAACGGCTCAGCGGACGCAGGGAACGTGggggcggtggcggtggtggagggCTATGTGCCAGAGACGCGGGTATAA
- a CDS encoding polyamine transporter tpo5: protein MSFNTESESAKSASHSIHGVSTEPAVSQDAKATPQTGNQNQNIMATIENDDDRLLVKIGYTPVLQRHFSRWSTVSYAISILGVLGSVPATFGVPMSSGGPATCVWAWFIGSIMAYCIASSVAELVSAYPTAGGMYYVTKHVVPPEHVAAWAWIIGWCNFLGQAAGVASLAYTISQMILATAVMHTFDGGEATFTPNAHQTVLLAIFVLCLFGAICSFPTNWLHRIILWFAPINIIASICICIALLILTPNKQSASWVFTTVTDGSGWGSKGFSFLLGFLSVAWTMTDYDGTTHMSEETHDAAIRGPVAIRAAILVSGITGWMLTVTFCFCMSDYEGIMSTPTGLPVAQIFFNAGGKTGGTIMWFFVMLVQFFTGCSAMLANARMAWAFSRDAAFPFSGFWSKVNSRTHTPVNAVWLVVAFCSCLDLIGIGSTLTITAIFNITAPALDMSYIAVIIAHRWYEDRVVFHPGPYTMGRWSKPVNGVAVTWVLFISAVLFFPTVHPVTFSNMNYAICVAAFIGLFSALWWYAGARKSYTGPRTSDTISGLPPEDPEDILSDYDDRYTP, encoded by the exons ATGAGTTTCAACACAGAATCCGAATCCGCCAAGTCGGCCAGTCACTCCATACACGGAGTATCTACAGAGCCAGCTGTCTCTCAGGACGCGAAGGCGACGCCACAGACGGGGAACCAGAACCAAAACATCATGGCGACCATTGAGAATGATGATGATCGCCTCCTTGTGAAAATCGGGTACACACCG GTGTTGCAAAGGCATTTCTCACGATGGTCCACTGTGTCCTATGCCATATCCATTCTCGGTGTGCTAGGATCTGTACCAGCAACCTTTGGAGTCCCCATGAGCTCAGGCGGTCCAGCAACATGTGTGTGGGCATGGTTTATCGGTAGTATAATGGCGTACTGCATCGCCAGTTCAG TCGCCGAGCTAGTATCCGCCTACCCAACGGCTGGTGGCATGTACTATGTCACAAAACACGTGGTGCCCCCAGAGCATGTCGCCGCGTGGGCGTGGATCATTGGTTGGTGTAACTTCCTGGGTCAAGCGGCTGGTGTCGCTAGCCTGGCATACACAATCTCTCAGATGATCTTGGCTACGGCCGTTATGCACACGTTCGATGGAGGCGAGGCTACATTCACACC GAACGCGCACCAGACTGTGCTTCTCGCCATCTTCGTCTTGTGCTTGTTTGGCGCTATTTGCTCTTTCCCTACCAATTGGCTGCACCGCATCATCCTGTGGTTTGCCCCCATCAACA TCATTGCATCCATCTGCATTTGCATCGCGCTACTCATTCTCACGCCCAACAAGCAAAGCGCGTCCTGGGTCTTCACGACCGTCACCGACGGCTCTGGGTGGGGGAGCAAaggcttctcctttctaCTCGG TTTCCTGTCCGTGGCATGGACAATGACCGACTACGACGGCACGACCCA CATGTCAGAAGAGACGCACGATGCTGCCATCCGTGGACCAGTCGCGATCCGCGCCGCCATCCTCGTCTCGGGCATCACTGGCTGGATGCTCACCGTTACCTTTTGCTTCTGCATGTCAGACTACGAGGGCATCATGTCGACCCCGACCGGGCTGCCAGTGGCACAGATCTTCTTCAACGCCGGCGGCAAGACCGGCGGGACGATTATGTGGTTCTTCGTGATGCTGGTGCAGTTTTTCACGGGCTGCAGCGCCATGCTGGCGAATGCCAGGATGGCCTGGGCGTTCTCGAGGGACGCTGCGTTTCCCTTTTCTGG CTTCTGGAGCAAAGTGAATAGCCGGACTCACACGCCCGTCAACGCCGTGTGGCTCGTCGTAGCCTTCTGCAGCTGCCTGGACCTGATCGGGATCGGCTCGACGCTCACCATAACAGCCATCTTCAACATCACCGCCCCAGCGCTCGACATGTCGTACATCGCCGTCATCATCGCGCACCGATGGTACGAGGACCGCGTCGTCTTCCACCCGGGACCGTACACCATGGGCCGGTGGAGCAAGCCCGTCAACGGCGTGGCCGTGACGTGGGTTCTGTTCATCAGCGCCGTGCTGTTCTTCCCCACGGTCCATCCGGTCACGTTTTCGAATATGAACTACGCCATCTGCGTCGCTGCGTTTATTGGCTTGTTCAGTGCCCTCTGGTGGTATGCGGGTGCGAGGAAAAGCTACACCGGCCCGCGCACGAGCGATACCATTAGCGGGCTGCCGCCTGAGGATCCGGAGGATATTCTCAGCGACTACGACGACCGGTATACGCCGTGA